In Euphorbia lathyris chromosome 2, ddEupLath1.1, whole genome shotgun sequence, the sequence atatataaaaaaaaaaaaaaaaatgaaaccacTACATAGTTGATTTAGAACATAGATGGTTACCCCTATTATTACTAATCAATTTTATCAATTAGTTATAGCTCCTAATTCACATAACGTAGAGATGGGAAATCTTGAATTTAATATGCAGCTAATTCTTAATAAACTatactgtaaaaaaaaaaaaaatatgcacattttGACTGGGAGCTGGATCTCCATATAATTTCTTAATATTTTTCTCCTTTCAACATCAGTATCCTCTTAATAAAATCTGTACAGATCTCATTGTTAAAGTAAAGATTACAACTTTTATACTTTATTGGTAATTTATTATGCTTTTTGACtacattgatttttttattttatagatTTCTTCCTTAATCATGCGTATGCTTATTCTTTTCAAGCTTTAAAGAATTACTTCAACCTTATGACATgaagattaaaaaaattaaaaaaacaaaaaatgacaGTATTATACAATGACTTGAAGAAGTTCTTCAACATTATGTTTATGACACTAAGGTGCAGCAGATTATTGTACAGAGGAAGCATAACTAAGATTTAACTACATctcaacaaaaacaaaaagaacagGGCATAATAAAAGAATTTCATCCGATCTTTACCGAAAATATTACAGTTCATTGATGGGGAGTGAGAGAAGGAAATGAAGGTATGGACTGTAGAATTAACTTCCGGCCACTCCTTATAATGCTATGTGGAGGAGACACCCTCTTGCTGTTGGGAGAAGTTTTGATACCGGTGCTCGGAGAGGAGTAGTTATCTCTTAGAATGTCCGGCATATCCTCATCCGGAACAGTTTGAAGTTGTCTCTCAAACTTCTGTTCAGGTCTGAGAATATTGAGTTTGCCATACTTTTGACTGGTATATAATCCGGATGATGATCCAATGCCAAGAAAAGATCTTGGCGGTTTGCCCTTCGATGAAAATGGCAACTGAAGCAGGGGTCTGGAAATAGATAATGGTGTCGCAGGAATTGCATTATTTGGATTATGCTCTTCAATATTACGGATTTCAATTTTCTGTGAAGCTTTTTCGGGTCCATTATTCTCTTCTCCTTCTGTTTCTTCTTCTACTTCAGCTTCTGTCTCAGGTGGAGCAGAGCCTGAATTCCAAAAGTAATTAATTAACTGCTCAAATAAGAAGTATGAATTAACTAATAAAGCAATCATGAAAACTTCTGCGGGAACTCACCATCCTTTCTACCGAATGCATTCTTGCATCCTTCACATCTGCAGTTAATGGAGCATCCAACACCACCCTTCACAAAAAACCATGATTAATCAGTCTATGTCAAGCATGAAAAGCATAGAGCATAGGcgaaagagagagaggaagaaaccTGATAGCATTCGCAGTATTTCTTTAGGCAATTTGATTTCTTGCAATTGCATCCTCGTTTATGGCGTGCTGAGGCAGGTGTTTTGTTGGAATCATCCTGGTTTACATAAGAATACAAGTTAACAAAGAGATTTCAAACAGTTCATTAAGCCAGAAAGCAGGATAAAGCCTAAAATCTAACCCCGATTTCCACTACAGTTTCGGAGCCCCTTATCACTTTTGGAGCAAATGCAAGCGGATTACGAGACTCTATCTGTTTGCGAGTTGCAAGAACAGTATCTTCATGAATAGGCTTGTTGAAGCATTCTTGACATGAACATGGTTCTATACAGTAGACACCAGCAGCAAAACATTCACAGTAACTGCACGGAAAAAACATTAGGAAACAATAATGCAGCTTCATATGTAGCATATGCCCACAGCTGAATCTAAAATTTATACAAGTTAACAACTCACAGTTTCAAACACTTCGATTTCTTACAGTTGCAGCGTTTGCACCCTTCATTTTCTCCTTCCAACTTCCGCCTGAAAATATAATTGGAAATCATAATTAGGAGAACAAACAAAGAGCTTTCAAGTGTATAAGATAATATGAGAATATATTGCTAAGGAGCATGCCTCCTCTTCTTGGGGCTATTGTGATTGAACTCATCAGCAATTAAACAATTTGATGTCTGAGAAACATCTTCCAAAAGTAGAACACCATTTTCAGTTGGATCTATTTCTGGCTCAGAGGCTAAAGTCAATGGGTCAATAAGTTCTTGACCGCTAATTGGGGACTGGAAGGAAGCACCAGGGCTATGCAAACTTATTTCAGATGATGAAGCTTCAATATTCACAGTTTTGCTATCCTTGGAAATTATTGTCAAAGCATTTAAGTGCAAACCAATTCCAGGTAACACACGCCTCGAAGAATCACTACCAGGGTTTACAAGCATCAGCTGCTTATCTTTAGAGGCAAGCTTCTCATCCAATTGCACTCCATTAGAAGCACTTGAATTTGAATGATCGTTCAAGTTCTTCCTACGAGCT encodes:
- the LOC136219695 gene encoding protein tesmin/TSO1-like CXC 2; protein product: MDTPEKTKITTPLSKFEDSPVFNYINSLSPIKPVKSIPITQTFQSLSFSSLPSIFTSPHVSSHKESRFLRRHNNSDPSKPEFSSGNGNKVTNHEGTALDIAHLYDNSSELQENIDPGVSVGEDSVVVPPNKRVRFATELPQKLKYDCGSPVSDPTPRCGPQVDCMSALDGISASEICRKSLPEREANLQAIYQSEQKTEATDSDWENLLTDAADLLIFNSPIDSETFNELMQRTVDPHEVPEMQIDHVGSGEDELEYPSTQPGETVEPNEINRAWESFATSNSNNARKGVTSNPSEEAKNEMEMSHEMVVSNLHRGMRRRCLDFETVVARRKNLNDHSNSSASNGVQLDEKLASKDKQLMLVNPGSDSSRRVLPGIGLHLNALTIISKDSKTVNIEASSSEISLHSPGASFQSPISGQELIDPLTLASEPEIDPTENGVLLLEDVSQTSNCLIADEFNHNSPKKRRRKLEGENEGCKRCNCKKSKCLKLYCECFAAGVYCIEPCSCQECFNKPIHEDTVLATRKQIESRNPLAFAPKVIRGSETVVEIGDDSNKTPASARHKRGCNCKKSNCLKKYCECYQGGVGCSINCRCEGCKNAFGRKDGSAPPETEAEVEEETEGEENNGPEKASQKIEIRNIEEHNPNNAIPATPLSISRPLLQLPFSSKGKPPRSFLGIGSSSGLYTSQKYGKLNILRPEQKFERQLQTVPDEDMPDILRDNYSSPSTGIKTSPNSKRVSPPHSIIRSGRKLILQSIPSFPSLTPHQ